In one Oreochromis aureus strain Israel breed Guangdong linkage group 2, ZZ_aureus, whole genome shotgun sequence genomic region, the following are encoded:
- the LOC120432852 gene encoding signal-regulatory protein beta-2-like: MVMLWIILLLLHQGYTLVPVKTVQLGEPANITCALPNMVSSSGVHWYKQSVGDTLKLIVSLYERAAPQYGQEIFKSRFQAHYDKKFSNLTILKAVQDDEGIYHCGIIEWINPEWTGTYLLVKGNNQTASNYTVVQWPTVLNPLRSGNSVTLHCSVYSDSDQMCPRDYNVFCFRAGSDQLHPSIIYTDGNGHNESEIISDSQERCLYRFSKNVSSSDAGTYYCAVATCGEILFGNGTKLDIEVQPTQSGLIQMAILIVCLAISLFGNVVLICNRRVCKPFQGPKMYGFVMDRALKET; the protein is encoded by the exons ATGGTCATGTTATGGATTATATTGCTTTTACTTCATCAAGGAT ATACTCTAGTTCCAGTGAAAACTGTTCAGCTTGGTGAACCAGCGAACATAACATGTGCTTTGCCCAATATGGTCAGCAGTAGCGGAGTCCACTGGTACAAGCAGAGTGTGGGAGATACTCTCAAATTAATAGTGTCACTGTATGAAAGGGCAGCACCTCAGTATGGTcaagaaatatttaaatcaagatTTCAAGCACATTATGATAAGAAATTTAGCAACCTGACCATTTTGAAAGCAGTCCAAGACGATGAGGGAATCTATCACTGTGGAATCATAGAGTGGATTAATCCTGAATGGACTGGAACATATTTGTTAGTTAAAG GAAATAATCAGACAGCATCAAATTATACTGTTGTTCAATGGCCAACAGTGTTAAATCCACTGCGTTCAGGAAATTCAGTGACTCTCCATTGTTCAGTCTATTCGGACTCTGACCAGATGTGTCCCAGAGATTATAATGTGTTCTGTTTCAGAGCTGGATCAGATCAATTACACCCAAGCATCATCTACACTGATGGAAACGGACATAATGAAAGTGAGATAATATCAGACTCACAGGAGAGGTGTCTTTATCGCTTCTCTAAGAATGTCAGCTCATCTGATGCTGGGACTTACTACTGTGCTGTGGCCACATGTGGGGAGAtattatttggaaatggaacTAAACTGGACATTGAAG tGCAGCCAACACAATCAGGATTAATTCAAATGGCAATATTAATAGTTTGCTTGGCCATTTCTCTCTTTGGAAATGTTGTCTTGATCTGTAACCGAAGAGTATGTAAACCATTTCAAG GACCC